In Chryseobacterium shigense, the following proteins share a genomic window:
- a CDS encoding nucleotide sugar dehydrogenase: MEKQYKIAVIGLGYVGLPLARLFATQYPVVGFDINQKRIEELNTGTDSTLEVENEVLKAVLKNENPFNQTNEKGLYCSDDIKDIQDANIYIVTVPTPVDKHNRPDLTPLYKSSETVGKVLSKGDIVIYESTVYPGVTEEECIPVLEKVSGLKFNEDFFAGYSPERINPGDKEHTVEKILKVTSGSTPEIGEVVDGLYKSVIVAGTHLAPTIKVAEAAKVIENSQRDINIAFVNELAKIFNLLDIDTHAVLAAAGTKWNFLPFKPGLVGGHCIGVDPYYLAQKAQENGYHPEIILAGRRLNDSMGQYVASQLVKTMIKKKITINGARVLNLGITFKENCPDVRNTKAVDVIHGLEDYALHVTTFDPWAKPEEVKHEYGLSVVNEIPNEKFDAIILTVAHNEFMGIDLNHYLKEDGIIYDVKGVLEECDSRL, encoded by the coding sequence GTGGAAAAACAATATAAAATTGCCGTTATCGGATTAGGATATGTAGGATTGCCTTTAGCACGACTATTTGCAACACAGTATCCGGTTGTGGGCTTTGATATCAATCAGAAAAGAATTGAGGAGTTAAATACAGGTACAGACAGTACTCTGGAGGTAGAAAATGAAGTATTGAAAGCTGTATTAAAAAATGAAAATCCTTTTAATCAGACCAATGAAAAAGGATTGTACTGTTCTGATGATATAAAGGATATTCAGGATGCGAACATTTACATTGTTACCGTTCCGACACCGGTTGATAAGCATAACCGTCCTGATTTGACTCCATTATACAAATCTTCGGAAACTGTTGGCAAAGTATTGTCCAAAGGAGATATCGTGATTTATGAATCTACCGTATATCCGGGCGTTACTGAAGAAGAATGTATTCCTGTCCTGGAAAAGGTTTCAGGATTAAAATTCAATGAGGACTTTTTTGCAGGATATTCACCGGAAAGAATCAATCCCGGAGATAAAGAGCATACGGTGGAAAAGATATTGAAGGTTACCTCAGGCTCTACACCGGAAATAGGTGAGGTGGTAGATGGTTTGTATAAATCTGTAATCGTTGCCGGAACTCATTTAGCTCCAACCATTAAAGTTGCAGAAGCTGCTAAAGTTATTGAAAATTCACAGAGAGATATTAATATAGCGTTTGTAAACGAGCTGGCAAAAATTTTCAACCTTCTGGATATTGATACCCACGCTGTATTGGCGGCTGCAGGAACGAAATGGAACTTTTTACCATTTAAACCCGGATTGGTAGGCGGTCACTGCATCGGTGTTGATCCTTATTATCTGGCGCAGAAAGCCCAGGAAAACGGATATCACCCGGAAATTATCCTTGCCGGACGCCGTCTCAATGATTCTATGGGGCAGTATGTGGCTTCCCAGCTGGTAAAAACCATGATTAAAAAGAAAATTACGATCAATGGGGCAAGGGTTTTAAATCTTGGAATCACCTTTAAAGAAAACTGTCCTGATGTGCGTAATACCAAAGCGGTAGATGTTATCCACGGACTTGAAGACTATGCTTTGCATGTCACTACTTTTGATCCGTGGGCCAAGCCTGAAGAAGTAAAGCACGAATACGGCCTTAGCGTTGTGAATGAAATTCCAAATGAAAAGTTCGATGCCATTATCCTTACAGTAGCACATAACGAATTTATGGGCATTGACCTGAACCATTATCTAAAAGAAGACGGGATCATTTATGACGTGAAGGGAGTTCTGGAGGAATGTGATTCCAGGTTATAA
- a CDS encoding SDR family oxidoreductase, with translation MNKILITGGAGFIGSNLTEYFLNKGCHVVCLDNFATGHRHNIDPFLENPNYKLIEGDIRDLEVCQKAVENVDYILHQAALGSVPRSIKDPVTSNDVNVSGFLNMLVAARDAKVKRFVYAASSSTYGDSASLPKVEDVIGKPLSPYAITKYVNELYADVFGKTYGMECIGLRYFNVFGRRQDPNGAYAAVIPLFVKQLINHESPTINGTGDYSRDFTYIDNVIQMNELAMLTDNPEAVNTVYNTAVGDRTTLNDLVGYLKKYLSEFDEKIAGVNVIHGPNRIGDIPHSLASVEKAEKLLGYQPTHTIEKGLKEAISWYWENLK, from the coding sequence ATGAATAAAATTTTAATTACAGGAGGAGCGGGGTTTATTGGCTCTAACTTAACGGAGTATTTTTTAAATAAGGGCTGTCATGTAGTTTGCCTGGATAATTTTGCAACAGGACACCGCCATAATATCGATCCTTTTCTTGAAAATCCAAACTATAAACTCATTGAAGGTGATATCCGTGATTTGGAAGTTTGTCAGAAAGCAGTGGAAAATGTAGATTATATATTGCATCAGGCGGCATTGGGTTCGGTTCCGAGATCCATTAAAGATCCTGTTACGAGTAACGATGTTAACGTTTCCGGGTTTTTAAATATGCTGGTTGCTGCACGTGATGCGAAAGTAAAGCGTTTTGTATACGCTGCTTCATCATCAACCTACGGGGATTCTGCTTCATTACCTAAAGTAGAGGACGTGATCGGGAAACCATTATCGCCATACGCCATTACCAAATATGTAAACGAACTGTATGCTGATGTATTTGGGAAAACCTACGGGATGGAATGTATCGGCTTAAGATATTTCAATGTATTCGGGCGCAGACAGGACCCAAACGGTGCTTATGCTGCTGTGATTCCCTTATTTGTAAAACAGTTAATCAATCATGAATCCCCGACAATTAACGGAACGGGAGATTATTCACGTGATTTTACCTACATCGACAATGTTATTCAGATGAATGAGCTGGCGATGCTTACGGATAACCCGGAAGCAGTGAATACGGTTTACAATACGGCAGTAGGAGACCGCACTACATTGAATGACCTGGTAGGGTATCTTAAAAAATATTTAAGTGAATTCGATGAAAAAATTGCAGGTGTTAATGTTATTCATGGTCCGAATCGTATCGGTGATATACCGCATTCATTGGCTTCCGTTGAAAAAGCAGAAAAATTATTAGGATATCAGCCTACCCATACCATAGAAAAGGGGTTGAAGGAAGCAATCAGCTGGTATTGGGAAAATTTAAAATAA
- a CDS encoding GumC family protein, with translation MQQTEFQAKDEKLNIRKAISKYLYKWPWFIASVLIFVAGAYTYLRYSIPKYQSKTTLKFDKKQNDLSSALADLDNLGIGLGNADELKSEAAVVNSRPILMQVVKNLNLNVEYFSAGEIKDSQLFVKVPVTAEVLAYTKEKFVSSGYSITEIKGNQFTLHTEKKKNITGEFNVPVRLDFGIVVLRKNSEITPKSEYKIVFWNPVEKVKKLEKTIQVNLPDEKAMLMDISLIGSLPEKSEAILNEITKQYNLDGQRDKNLQAQNTQEFIDKRLEVITKDLSGVENQKEDFQNRNRIVDLQAQAELALQNTSENTKALLQQQAQLDLLNSLSSEASKGNSQLMPSNLGLNPSLEQTISQYNSLIITRNKTLKQATNENPAVIEMNREIASLKDVIRDNIHEQKQTVQTGISQLQNQITTNNGVIEKVPGQSKVYRGIERQQNLKEQLFLFLLQKREENAINLSVDVPKAKIVNPAFTEDAPVSPKKDIIFPGAFFLGLLIPFAIFYLLFLLDDKIYSRDDIKERSGLGVLVDIPSLKDNENHLVQKNDFSELAEAFRVLVSNLKFVLPAKDSAKVIMVTSSVKGEGKTLVSVNLALTIANKNGRALLIGSDIRNPQIQRYDSEPVKRKGLTEFLYDDSVNVEDLIHASTTNPFCDVIYAGTIPPNPQELLSNGRYQKLIEQMSSQYAYIIIDSAPLMLVSDTLSIADTADATLYVLRSGVSKNILVDFANDLVRDSKLTNVSFIINDVSKRAGGYGYNYSYGYGYSQTKDKKSWWNKIFKS, from the coding sequence ATGCAGCAGACAGAATTTCAGGCAAAAGATGAAAAGTTGAATATAAGAAAGGCTATTTCTAAATATCTCTATAAATGGCCGTGGTTTATTGCCTCTGTTTTGATCTTTGTAGCAGGCGCATATACTTACCTCAGGTACAGCATTCCTAAATACCAATCGAAGACCACCCTTAAATTTGATAAAAAGCAAAACGATCTTTCCTCTGCTTTGGCAGATCTGGATAATCTCGGGATAGGACTGGGAAATGCTGATGAGTTGAAAAGCGAGGCGGCAGTTGTAAATTCGAGGCCCATACTTATGCAGGTGGTGAAAAACCTTAACCTTAATGTAGAGTATTTCAGTGCAGGCGAAATTAAAGATTCCCAACTCTTTGTTAAAGTACCTGTTACTGCCGAAGTATTGGCTTACACTAAAGAAAAGTTTGTTTCTTCCGGATATAGCATAACGGAAATAAAGGGAAATCAGTTTACCCTTCACACTGAGAAAAAAAAGAATATTACAGGAGAATTTAATGTTCCTGTACGGCTGGATTTTGGAATTGTAGTTCTCCGGAAAAATTCTGAAATTACTCCAAAATCAGAGTATAAAATTGTTTTCTGGAACCCTGTTGAGAAAGTTAAAAAACTGGAAAAAACAATACAGGTCAATTTGCCGGATGAAAAAGCAATGTTGATGGACATCAGCCTGATAGGATCTCTCCCTGAAAAATCAGAAGCCATTCTCAATGAAATTACCAAACAGTATAATCTGGACGGGCAGAGAGATAAAAATCTCCAGGCTCAGAATACCCAGGAATTTATTGATAAAAGACTGGAGGTTATTACCAAAGACCTTTCCGGGGTAGAAAACCAGAAAGAAGACTTTCAAAACCGTAACCGTATTGTAGATCTGCAGGCGCAGGCAGAACTGGCATTGCAGAATACCAGCGAAAATACAAAAGCGCTTCTTCAGCAGCAGGCCCAGCTGGATCTTCTGAACTCTCTTTCATCAGAGGCTTCAAAAGGAAACAGTCAGTTGATGCCGTCCAATCTGGGGCTGAATCCTTCATTGGAACAAACGATTTCCCAGTACAATTCACTTATTATCACCAGAAACAAAACCCTTAAGCAGGCAACCAATGAAAACCCTGCTGTTATAGAAATGAACCGGGAAATTGCTTCCCTGAAAGATGTAATCCGTGATAATATCCATGAGCAGAAACAAACGGTGCAAACGGGTATTTCACAGCTGCAAAACCAGATCACAACAAACAACGGTGTTATAGAGAAGGTTCCGGGGCAATCTAAAGTTTACAGGGGAATAGAGCGCCAGCAGAATCTTAAAGAGCAGCTCTTCCTGTTTCTTCTGCAAAAAAGAGAGGAAAACGCAATCAATCTGTCGGTAGATGTTCCGAAAGCTAAAATTGTAAACCCCGCGTTTACAGAAGATGCTCCGGTGTCACCTAAAAAAGATATTATTTTTCCGGGAGCTTTTTTCCTCGGGTTATTGATTCCTTTTGCAATTTTCTATTTACTCTTCCTTCTGGATGATAAAATATACAGCAGGGACGATATTAAAGAGCGTTCAGGGCTGGGGGTACTGGTTGATATACCTTCACTTAAAGACAATGAAAACCATCTGGTACAGAAAAACGATTTTTCAGAGCTGGCGGAAGCATTCAGGGTGCTTGTTTCCAATCTGAAATTTGTTTTGCCGGCAAAAGATTCTGCCAAAGTAATCATGGTAACTTCTTCCGTGAAAGGGGAAGGGAAAACCCTCGTATCTGTTAATCTGGCCCTAACCATAGCAAATAAAAACGGAAGAGCCCTTCTGATTGGTTCGGACATCCGTAATCCCCAGATCCAGCGGTATGACAGCGAGCCCGTAAAACGCAAAGGTCTCACCGAATTTTTATACGATGATTCGGTAAATGTGGAAGATCTTATCCATGCATCAACTACCAATCCTTTCTGCGATGTTATTTATGCGGGAACAATTCCACCCAATCCTCAGGAACTGCTTTCCAATGGAAGATATCAGAAACTTATTGAACAGATGTCTTCTCAGTACGCTTATATCATTATAGATTCCGCTCCGCTCATGCTGGTTTCGGATACATTGAGTATTGCTGATACTGCCGATGCAACATTGTATGTTTTGCGGTCCGGAGTATCGAAAAATATATTGGTGGATTTTGCCAATGACCTGGTGAGGGACTCTAAACTTACCAATGTATCCTTTATTATTAATGATGTTTCGAAACGTGCGGGAGGATACGGATACAACTACAGCTACGGCTACGGTTACAGCCAGACCAAAGACAAGAAAAGCTGGTGGAACAAAATTTTTAAATCATAG
- a CDS encoding polysaccharide biosynthesis/export family protein, whose translation MSKHNMEEEVSKAKFQGLHIQEGDVLLILVSALDEIAVKPFNLNTANKVGSETNTGINQYVQPSEYLVNEEGYISFPVLGNVYTKGMTQVQLKQDLESRLKRYLTDPMVSITLKNFNVSILGEVKEPGQKESVSQKINVFQALGLAGDMTDFGDRTNVKLIRTGDDGVDQVVNIDLTRSDIVSSPYYYMRQNDILYVQPDKNKQVQANSNPNRALTFQIIGALLTAGTLIIALTRR comes from the coding sequence ATGTCAAAGCATAATATGGAGGAGGAAGTTTCAAAGGCGAAATTTCAGGGTTTGCATATTCAGGAAGGAGATGTTCTTCTGATTCTTGTTTCCGCTCTTGATGAAATTGCGGTAAAACCTTTCAACCTTAATACAGCCAATAAGGTCGGGAGCGAAACAAATACCGGAATTAACCAATATGTACAGCCCAGCGAATACCTTGTGAATGAAGAAGGCTATATCTCTTTCCCGGTACTGGGAAATGTTTATACTAAAGGAATGACCCAAGTGCAGCTGAAACAGGACCTGGAATCCCGCCTGAAAAGATATCTTACAGATCCTATGGTATCAATTACCCTTAAAAACTTCAACGTAAGTATTTTAGGTGAAGTGAAGGAACCCGGACAGAAAGAAAGTGTTTCCCAGAAAATCAATGTTTTTCAGGCACTTGGCCTTGCCGGGGACATGACGGATTTTGGAGACCGTACCAATGTAAAGCTTATCCGTACCGGTGATGATGGGGTAGACCAGGTAGTGAATATTGATCTTACCAGATCGGATATCGTAAGCTCACCATACTATTATATGAGGCAAAACGACATATTGTACGTGCAGCCGGACAAAAACAAGCAGGTTCAGGCAAACTCCAATCCGAACAGGGCGCTTACATTCCAGATTATTGGTGCATTACTAACGGCAGGTACACTTATTATTGCTTTAACACGACGATAA
- a CDS encoding nucleoside-diphosphate sugar epimerase/dehydratase: MVNVFKIKELRYIPRWLIFFIDISIVSFSVLTTYLFLKNLHVKINFTEYFNGNFFVIIIVNILFMFLFKTYAGIIRYSTFFDFFRILWASGCALVVLLGVNLMSHMLLGKPMYLYPALFLFFLTSVFLMFFLRMSAKRLFRSFAGSERRLPRLRIAIAGVEDESVLLANAIIHNPGHPYQLVGFFSARSDSKKAMLLGYKIHNKKDLLKNDRLANQFDAVLIREMMSRQKMEEWTTLALDKGLKVLKAPCIHKMKENGVAGSIRPLQIEDLLDRAPIKIESEAVKNRHCNKSVLVTGGAGSIGSEIVRQVARLNSSLIVVVDQAESPLHELKLELLERFPDQNFKFVLADISNHYRLEKLFKDYSFSIVYHAAAYKHVPLIEDNPHEAVFVNIGGTKNLALLSRQYNVDYFVMVSTDKAVNPTNVMGASKRAAELFVQSLQNSPDNTTKFITTRFGNVLGSNGSVIPHFKKQIEKGGPVTITHPDIIRYFMTIPEACELVLQAGTMGNGGEIYVFDMGEPVKILDLAKRMIKLSGYTLDVDIKIDFIGLRPGEKLYEELLTDNSTTIPTHHEKIMISRDPVMEFEEIEMLCKQIMRSAIKKDSLQVVKILKEIVPEFKSNNSEFEILDIISKHEVYQ, translated from the coding sequence ATGGTGAATGTTTTTAAAATCAAAGAATTAAGATATATACCCAGGTGGTTGATTTTTTTTATTGATATTTCAATTGTTTCTTTTTCTGTTTTAACCACGTATTTATTCTTAAAAAACCTGCATGTAAAAATTAATTTTACTGAATATTTCAATGGGAATTTTTTTGTAATAATTATCGTCAATATTCTGTTTATGTTTCTCTTTAAAACATATGCGGGAATTATAAGATATTCCACTTTTTTTGATTTTTTTAGAATTCTCTGGGCGTCTGGCTGCGCTCTTGTTGTGTTGTTGGGCGTAAATCTTATGTCGCATATGCTGCTGGGAAAACCTATGTATCTGTACCCGGCTCTTTTTCTGTTTTTCTTGACTTCTGTCTTTCTGATGTTCTTTTTAAGGATGTCTGCCAAGAGACTTTTTAGGTCGTTTGCAGGGTCTGAGAGGAGGTTGCCCAGGCTGAGGATTGCTATTGCTGGAGTAGAAGATGAGTCTGTATTATTGGCAAATGCTATCATTCATAATCCCGGCCATCCTTATCAGCTGGTGGGTTTCTTCAGTGCAAGATCGGATTCTAAAAAGGCAATGCTGCTTGGTTATAAAATTCATAATAAAAAAGACCTTCTTAAAAATGATCGTTTGGCGAATCAGTTTGATGCCGTTTTAATCAGGGAGATGATGAGCAGGCAGAAAATGGAAGAGTGGACAACTCTTGCGCTGGATAAAGGTTTGAAAGTGTTGAAAGCACCCTGTATTCATAAAATGAAGGAAAATGGTGTTGCAGGAAGTATCCGTCCGCTTCAGATTGAAGATCTGCTGGACCGTGCTCCCATAAAAATAGAAAGCGAAGCGGTGAAAAACCGTCATTGTAATAAAAGTGTTCTGGTAACCGGAGGGGCCGGGTCTATTGGAAGTGAAATTGTCCGGCAGGTTGCCCGGTTGAACTCATCACTTATTGTAGTGGTGGATCAGGCTGAATCTCCTTTGCATGAGCTGAAGCTTGAACTGTTGGAGAGGTTTCCCGATCAGAACTTCAAATTTGTATTGGCGGATATTTCAAATCATTACAGGCTTGAAAAACTGTTTAAGGATTATAGTTTCTCGATAGTATATCACGCTGCTGCCTATAAACATGTTCCTTTAATAGAGGATAACCCGCATGAAGCTGTTTTTGTGAATATTGGAGGGACCAAAAACTTGGCTTTACTGTCCAGGCAATATAACGTTGATTATTTTGTGATGGTATCTACGGATAAAGCTGTGAACCCTACCAATGTAATGGGTGCCTCCAAGAGAGCTGCTGAGCTTTTTGTGCAGTCTTTGCAAAACTCCCCGGATAATACAACGAAATTTATCACCACTCGTTTTGGAAATGTGCTGGGTTCCAATGGTTCCGTAATTCCCCATTTTAAAAAGCAGATTGAAAAAGGAGGTCCGGTTACAATTACCCATCCTGATATCATTCGCTATTTTATGACAATTCCTGAGGCTTGTGAATTGGTGCTTCAGGCCGGAACGATGGGGAATGGAGGTGAAATTTATGTTTTTGATATGGGGGAACCCGTTAAAATCCTGGATCTGGCTAAAAGAATGATAAAACTGTCCGGATATACACTTGATGTTGATATTAAAATTGATTTTATCGGTTTGCGGCCCGGGGAAAAACTTTATGAAGAGCTTTTAACGGATAATTCCACTACAATTCCTACGCATCACGAAAAGATAATGATTTCCAGGGATCCGGTGATGGAATTTGAAGAGATAGAAATGTTGTGTAAACAGATTATGCGTTCGGCTATAAAAAAAGACAGTCTGCAGGTTGTTAAAATATTGAAGGAGATTGTTCCGGAATTTAAAAGCAATAATTCAGAATTTGAAATTCTTGATATAATATCAAAACATGAAGTATATCAATAA
- a CDS encoding helix-turn-helix domain-containing protein: protein MQRPGSPDYKKIYNDIVEEKYPEKKELCKSILEKKELSFLDIIKLNSLLFEEKNKERFVANQRHKSYDISTIREILDYQRKNKLNNTQLAIHFKLSRNTIARWNKLLSSNDLNIASMRIRN from the coding sequence ATGCAAAGACCAGGATCACCAGATTACAAGAAAATATATAATGATATTGTAGAAGAAAAATATCCGGAAAAAAAAGAACTGTGTAAATCTATTCTGGAAAAGAAAGAATTGTCTTTTTTAGATATTATTAAGCTGAATTCTTTGTTGTTTGAGGAAAAAAATAAAGAAAGATTCGTAGCAAATCAGAGGCATAAATCCTATGATATCTCAACAATACGCGAAATTTTAGATTACCAGAGAAAAAACAAGCTTAATAACACACAGCTGGCAATACATTTCAAATTAAGCAGAAATACCATAGCCAGATGGAATAAACTGCTTTCATCCAATGATTTAAATATTGCCTCAATGAGAATCCGAAATTAA